The following proteins come from a genomic window of Vanessa tameamea isolate UH-Manoa-2023 chromosome 6, ilVanTame1 primary haplotype, whole genome shotgun sequence:
- the LOC113393487 gene encoding NAD(P)H-hydrate epimerase, translated as MLIKRLFGSLLLLRVAPIGCRGIMACEGNQCHYNTTKKTRYLSQAEAAALDQELFNDYKFSVDQLMELAGLSVATAVSRVFPSSTHKSALIICGPGNNGGDGLVAVRHMTHFGYNVGVYYPKRTPKPLYENLLLQCEKFGVNILNDLPPTEEIKQEYQVLVDALFGFSFKPPVREGLKPALDVLVNAGLPVCSVDIPSGWDVENGPTLENSLTPALLISLSAPKLCAKPEILKETKHYLGGRFLPPGIIEKYKLKLPSYPDQSQVVEL; from the exons atgttaattaaaaggcTTTTTGGAAGCCTTTTACTG ttgcgGGTTGCTCCTATTGGTTGTAGAGGTATAATGGCCTGTGAAGGAAATCAATGtcattataatacaacaaagaAAACTAGATATTTATCTCAAGCTGAAGCAGCAGCTCTTGATCAGGAATTATTCAATGACTATAAATTTAGCGTAGATCAGCTCATGGAGTTAGCTGGTTTAAGTGTAGCAACAGCAGTCTCTCGCGTATTCCCATCatctac ACATAAATCAGCTTTAATTATATGTGGACCTGGAAACAATGGTGGTGATGGACTGGTGGCAGTGCGACATATGACACACTTTGGCTACAATGTAGGAGTATATTATCCAAAACGTACACCAAAACCTCTGtatgaaaatcttttattaCAATGTGAAAAGTTTGGAGTAAATATCCTGAATGATTTACCACCAACAGAAGAAATTAAACAAGAATACCAAGTCCTGGTTGATGCTTTATTTGGTTTTAGTTTTAAACCACCTGTACGTGAAGGCTTGAAACCTGCCTTAGATGTATTGGTTAATGCTGGATTACCTGTGTGTAG tGTGGATATTCCCAGTGGTTGGGATGTAGAGAATGGACCAACCTTAGAAAATTCTCTCACACCAGCATTGCTCATATCTCTTTCAGCTCCTAAACTATGTGCGAAGCCAGAAATACTAAAAGAAACCAAACACTATTTAGGCGGAAGATTTTTACCTCCTGGCATCATAGAAAAATACAAACTCAAATTACCATCTTATCCTGATCAAAGTCAAGTTGTTGAGTTgtag
- the LOC113393488 gene encoding proliferating cell nuclear antigen yields the protein MFEARLLRSSILKKVLEAIKDLLTQATFDCDDNGIQLQAMDNSHVSLVSLTLRADGFDKYRCDRNISMGMNLGSMSKILKCAGDKDTVTMKAQDNADTVTFVFESPNQEKVSDYEMKLMNLDLEHLGIPETEYSCTIRMPSAEFARICRDLSQFGESMVISCTKEGVKFSASGDIGSANIKLAQTASIDKEEEAVVIEMDEPVTLTFACQYLNYFTKATSLSPQVQLSMSADVPLVVEYRIPDIGHIRYYLAPKIEEDDS from the exons ATGTTTGAAGCACGTCTACTCCGTAGCTCAATCCTGAAGAAAGTTCTGGAGGCTATCAAGGACCTTCTTACACAAGCAACGTTCGATTGCGATGATAATGGAATCCAATTGCAG GCTATGGACAATTCACACGTCTCCCTCGTGTCCCTGACTCTCCGAGCAGATGGTTTTGACAAATATAGATGTGATAGAAATATTTCAATGGGCATGAATTTAGGAAg tatgtcAAAAATTCTGAAATGTGCCGGGGACAAGGATACAGTGACCATGAAGGCGCAGGATAACGCTGATACAGTCACATTTGTGTTTGAGAGCCCCAATCAAGAGAAAGTCTCTGATTATGAAATGAAACTCATGAATTTAGATCTGGAGCACTTAG GTATCCCAGAAACTGAGTACAGTTGCACAATCCGTATGCCAAGTGCAGAGTTTGCAAGAATCTGCCGTGATCTGTCACAATTTGGAGAGTCAATGGTCATATCTTGCACAAAAGAGG GTGTTAAGTTCTCTGCAAGTGGAGATATTGGTTCTGCTAATATTAAGCTGGCACAAACAGCATCCATAGATAAGGAGGAAGAAGCAGTTGTCATTGAGATGGACGAGCCTGTCACATTAACTTTTGCCTGCCAGTATCTCAACTATTTCACAAAAGCTACATCATTAAGTCCACAG gTTCAACTCTCAATGTCAGCAGATGTACCATTAGTTGTCGAGTACCGCATTCCTGATATCGGCCATATCCGTTACTACTTAGCGCCTAAGATCGAAGAAGATGACAGTTAG
- the LOC113393482 gene encoding zinc finger and BTB domain-containing protein 17-like isoform X1 yields MTSTDTYQLKWHSHSSHLNGSVAALLRSERFTDVVLCTMDGSQIPAHKFILSSCSVYLSTLFEGQRSVTRMGGMLYVVLPSEISTKALKILVEYMYKGETTVSNEVLDTVLKAGEVLKIRGLWRQTDEPGGDTPAEKTSTQTVNKQTKKTDEQPKITVKKDDKLLKSFNPVQPQGVTRPMFIGPPKLVFIKTADGGTQAALRPGAPKGQTILVAPAPTTEMTTATVTTPTATTTATVSHTTEDSSDETPPPRILRRHAAERKYGKRQKTENAEKEAKEAEEQENASVSSKKSSQTLSEMNTEVHVKDEPEWDASSIEEEERSIAEMFQAEMSVKSEPIDDMDIEEESLLYSPLACELCAEVFTVPAAWVRHVQNHARDHHHHPRRRKNRSASDDTEETMALLRCDLCQKHFPNPAEWVRHIQSTHTESELAISNNSAPPKRHNRFTEGAQNKTCSFCKKTFPSHASMLIHMRTHTGERPFVCGLCNKGFNVKSNLLRHLRTLHDQVISPARLDDDECAPEDDAPGTSEPKRES; encoded by the exons ATGACATCGACGGATACCTATCAATTAAAATGGCACTCGCACAGTTCGCATTTAAACGGTTCTGTAGCCGCGTTGCTACGTTCGGAGCGATTCACAGATGTGGTACTTTGTACAATGGACGGTTCACAAATTCCTGCACACAAGTTTATATTGAGCTCATGCAGTGTGTACTTGAGCACTTTGTTCGAAGGACAACGGTCTGTAACACGCATGGGCGGAATGTTATACGTTGTTTTACCTTCAGAGATATCTACAAAAGCGCTAAAGATTCTAGTGGAATATATGTACAAAG gagAAACAACTGTATCTAATGAAGTATTAGATACAGTATTGAAAGCTGGAGAAGTTCTAAAAATTCGAGGTCTCTGGAGACAGACTGATGAGCCTGGAGGTGACACACCAGCTGAAAAAACAAGCACTCAAACTgtgaacaaacaaacaaagaaaaCAGATGAACAGCCAAAGATTACCGTTAAGAAAGATGACAAACTCCTTAAATCATTCAACCCGGTTCAACCACAGGGTGTCACAAG ACCAATGTTCATCGGTCCACCGAAGCTTGTCTTTATTAAGACAGCGGATGGCGGGACACAAGCGGCGCTCCGTCCAGGCGCACCGAAGGGCCAAACTATTCTGGTCGCACCCGCACCCACTACCGAAATGACCACCGCGACCGTCACCACGCCGACTGCGACGACAACGGCCACCGTATCTCATACAACAGAGGACTCGTCGGACGAGACGCCACCTCCGCGTATATTGAGACGTCATGCGGCTGAACGCAAGTACGGGAAGAGGCAAAAGACTGAAAATGCAGAGAAAGAGGCGAAAGAGGCCGAGGAACAAGAAAATGCGTCTGTTAGTTCAA aAAAATCCAGCCAAACCCTTTCAGAGATGAATACCGAAGTGCACGTCAAAGATGAACCAGAGTGGGACGCTAGCAGCATAGAAGAAGAGGAGCGGTCCATCGCCGAGATGTTCCAAGCAGAGATGAGCGTTAAGTCGGAGCCGATCGACGATATGGACATTGAAGAAGAGAGTTtg CTGTACAGTCCGCTGGCGTGCGAGCTGTGCGCGGAGGTGTTCACCGTGCCGGCGGCCTGGGTGCGCCACGTGCAGAACCACGCGCGCGACCACCACCACCACCCCAGGCGCCGCAAGAATCGCTCTGCG AGTGATGACACAGAGGAGACAATGGCATTGCTAAGATGTGATCTATGTCAGAAACACTTCCCAAACCCTGCGGAATGGGTCCGACACATCCAGAGCACACACACCGAATCAG AATTGGCCATATCAAACAACAGTGCCCCACCAAAACGTCACAATCGTTTCACAGAGGGCGCGCAAAACAAAACTTGCTCGTTCTGCAAGAAGACATTCCCGTCGCACGCCTCTATGCTCATACATATGCGTACTCACACAG GGGAGCGACCATTCGTCTGCGGCCTCTGCAATAAGGGCTTCAACGTGAAGTCGAACCTGCTGCGGCACCTGCGCACGCTGCACGACCAGGTCATCAGCCCCGCGCGCCTCGACGACGACGAGTGCGCGCCCGAGGATGACGCACCCGGCACCAGCGAGCCCAAGCGCGAGTCTTGA
- the LOC113393482 gene encoding Krueppel homolog 1-like isoform X2 yields MTSTDTYQLKWHSHSSHLNGSVAALLRSERFTDVVLCTMDGSQIPAHKFILSSCSVYLSTLFEGQRSVTRMGGMLYVVLPSEISTKALKILVEYMYKGETTVSNEVLDTVLKAGEVLKIRGLWRQTDEPGGDTPAEKTSTQTVNKQTKKTDEQPKITVKKDDKLLKSFNPVQPQGVTRPMFIGPPKLVFIKTADGGTQAALRPGAPKGQTILVAPAPTTEMTTATVTTPTATTTATVSHTTEDSSDETPPPRILRRHAAERKYGKRQKTENAEKEAKEAEEQENASVSSKKSSQTLSEMNTEVHVKDEPEWDASSIEEEERSIAEMFQAEMSVKSEPIDDMDIEEESLLYSPLACELCAEVFTVPAAWVRHVQNHARDHHHHPRRRKNRSASDDTEETMALLRCDLCQKHFPNPAEWVRHIQSTHTESEGAQNKTCSFCKKTFPSHASMLIHMRTHTGERPFVCGLCNKGFNVKSNLLRHLRTLHDQVISPARLDDDECAPEDDAPGTSEPKRES; encoded by the exons ATGACATCGACGGATACCTATCAATTAAAATGGCACTCGCACAGTTCGCATTTAAACGGTTCTGTAGCCGCGTTGCTACGTTCGGAGCGATTCACAGATGTGGTACTTTGTACAATGGACGGTTCACAAATTCCTGCACACAAGTTTATATTGAGCTCATGCAGTGTGTACTTGAGCACTTTGTTCGAAGGACAACGGTCTGTAACACGCATGGGCGGAATGTTATACGTTGTTTTACCTTCAGAGATATCTACAAAAGCGCTAAAGATTCTAGTGGAATATATGTACAAAG gagAAACAACTGTATCTAATGAAGTATTAGATACAGTATTGAAAGCTGGAGAAGTTCTAAAAATTCGAGGTCTCTGGAGACAGACTGATGAGCCTGGAGGTGACACACCAGCTGAAAAAACAAGCACTCAAACTgtgaacaaacaaacaaagaaaaCAGATGAACAGCCAAAGATTACCGTTAAGAAAGATGACAAACTCCTTAAATCATTCAACCCGGTTCAACCACAGGGTGTCACAAG ACCAATGTTCATCGGTCCACCGAAGCTTGTCTTTATTAAGACAGCGGATGGCGGGACACAAGCGGCGCTCCGTCCAGGCGCACCGAAGGGCCAAACTATTCTGGTCGCACCCGCACCCACTACCGAAATGACCACCGCGACCGTCACCACGCCGACTGCGACGACAACGGCCACCGTATCTCATACAACAGAGGACTCGTCGGACGAGACGCCACCTCCGCGTATATTGAGACGTCATGCGGCTGAACGCAAGTACGGGAAGAGGCAAAAGACTGAAAATGCAGAGAAAGAGGCGAAAGAGGCCGAGGAACAAGAAAATGCGTCTGTTAGTTCAA aAAAATCCAGCCAAACCCTTTCAGAGATGAATACCGAAGTGCACGTCAAAGATGAACCAGAGTGGGACGCTAGCAGCATAGAAGAAGAGGAGCGGTCCATCGCCGAGATGTTCCAAGCAGAGATGAGCGTTAAGTCGGAGCCGATCGACGATATGGACATTGAAGAAGAGAGTTtg CTGTACAGTCCGCTGGCGTGCGAGCTGTGCGCGGAGGTGTTCACCGTGCCGGCGGCCTGGGTGCGCCACGTGCAGAACCACGCGCGCGACCACCACCACCACCCCAGGCGCCGCAAGAATCGCTCTGCG AGTGATGACACAGAGGAGACAATGGCATTGCTAAGATGTGATCTATGTCAGAAACACTTCCCAAACCCTGCGGAATGGGTCCGACACATCCAGAGCACACACACCGAATCAG AGGGCGCGCAAAACAAAACTTGCTCGTTCTGCAAGAAGACATTCCCGTCGCACGCCTCTATGCTCATACATATGCGTACTCACACAG GGGAGCGACCATTCGTCTGCGGCCTCTGCAATAAGGGCTTCAACGTGAAGTCGAACCTGCTGCGGCACCTGCGCACGCTGCACGACCAGGTCATCAGCCCCGCGCGCCTCGACGACGACGAGTGCGCGCCCGAGGATGACGCACCCGGCACCAGCGAGCCCAAGCGCGAGTCTTGA
- the LOC113393366 gene encoding integrator complex subunit 5, translated as MNTQNKQTALSADLNNFIYGVSRRNFQNAPELTKIGISLLRNFPAARDAVLEYFAMVFHDAVNVSINQTDYESDSSANGSLESVSMIGPELCSMGESWAPFIAPWCITLIMDIATEKSNLPNATLQNTEPVRVLLDITTQNLTLLNAEERAKCIDMMLDCRACSWAVGWVGRAEPALVAPRALALGADAARAVLAHLANHPPALYHVRAALVDLFQEAIKEDSKADKKRDVIPYLLNLASKSDIVLKALTQDIALTLTDEVMDRLCVVCATHRHSGAWEGVGPASLVALLLRSDVHCFLLLLKHAQRNVFCRQLLEYLLQKVEYESLFPDSNLPLVMSAAEEINIVREKLLTGNQLEQYSIARILILVCYNLPSEFVSTISYLLQCARSDTTLALLVRVVSGALAMHSPADGPDVHADVERYQNLINTGVEYALRDAMMADTQIKKCFVEGTGTKDEKTYLHHFCLNIVKLLRWERSGVRCAWAARAVAARVGRVGAALRARAALLRERPPATAAALADMPTCHALAQVLDNVDLTGTKSAPPSVEVILKVIQATVQYFFRCLHETDIMAKIRGVQTASRLLRKLCLHSKLARAVALRDLLETAMFREDKVFGSRSDVTNNVASPKDWNGEELLIYMNQKHGPITQLTQSHTSVFHAGIIGKGVRKRSDAGRGAPPVLALDNELLMGALMACMDGNSGIVEGSTSISLLLVELVSPDVMYNGLPWPDEDFTKQVSIERELYMRSAVERCGVSRAALRRTARARPALCLSSALLRAAAASLLHRAHRHTQSAEMVRELAALVELLSVMTLGQLLPHPLSHILELAPELTPSEIVQVLRDCIWNYTRDHVPSPALFSCDSTGLHWRDPSTCKPPPTYTDTLRMIIQKRISKLGHMYPIMFLNLEKDS; from the exons ATGAACACCCAAAATAAACAGACCGCTCTATCTGCGgacttgaataattttatttatggggTATCGAGGAGGAATTTCCAAAATGCACCTGAATTAACTAAAATCGGAATATCTTTGTTAAGAAACTTCCCAGCTGCTAGAGATGCAGTTTTGGAATACTTTGCCATGGTATTCCACGATGCCGTTAAtgtatcaatcaatcaaactGATTATGag TCTGATTCCTCGGCAAATGGTTCACTTGAGAGTGTTAGCATGATTGGGCCAGAGCTATGCAGCATGGGTGAGTCCTGGGCACCTTTTATTGCACCATGGTGTATCACCTTGATAATGGATATTGCTACTGAAAAGTCAAATTTACCAA atgcTACATTACAAAATACAGAACCTGTGAGAGTTTTGTTAGATATTACTACTCAAAATCTGACACTTCTAAATGCTGAAGAAAGAGCTAAGTGTATTGATATGATGCTTG ATTGTCGAGCATGCTCATGGGCGGTTGGATGGGTTGGTCGTGCTGAGCCCGCCCTAGTGGCACCACGAGCACTTGCTCTTGGTGCAGATGCAGCACGAGCAGTGCTGGCTCACCTCGCTAACCACCCACCTGCACTGTACCATGTTCGTGCTGCGCTTGTTGATTTGTTTCAA GAAGCAATCAAAGAGGATAGTAAAGCAGACAAGAAAAGAGATGTCATTCCATACCTTTTAAATCTTGCTTCCAAATCAGATATCGTTTTGAAAGCACTAACTCAAGATATTGCACTTACtt tGACGGATGAGGTTATGGATAGACTGTGTGTAGTGTGCGCTACGCACAGGCACAGCGGCGCGTGGGAGGGCGTGGGTCCGGCGTCGCTCGTAGCGTTATTACTCCGATCAGATGTGCACTGCTTCCTGTTACTACTCAAACATGCACAAAGGAATGTATTCTGCAGGCAATTGTTGG AATATCTCCTACAAAAGGTTGAGTACGAGAGTTTGTTCCCGGATTCGAATCTACCGCTGGTAATGAGTGCTgcagaagaaataaatattgttagagAGAAACTATTGACCGGAAACCAGTTGGAGCAGTATTCTATCGCCAGGATACTTATTTTAGTCT GTTACAATCTGCCGTCGGAGTTCGTGAGCACGATCAGCTACCTGCTGCAGTGCGCGCGCAGCGACACGACGCTGGCGCTGCTCGTGCGCGTGGTGTCGGGCGCGCTGGCCATGCACTCGCCGGCCGACGGGCCCGACGTGCACGCCGACGTGGAGCGCTACCAGAACCTCATCAACACGGGCGTCGAGTACGCGCTGCGGGACGCCATGATGGCCGACACGCAGATCAAGAAGTGCTTCGTGGAGGGCACGGGGACGAAGGACGAGAAGACTTACTTGCATCATTTTTGTCTGAATATCGTCAAGTTGTTGAG ATGGGAGCGGAGCGGCGTGCGCTGCGCGTGGGCGGCGCGCGCGGTGGCGGCGCGCGTGGGGCGCGTGGGCGCGGCGCTGCGGGCGCGCGCGGCGCTGCTGCGCGAGCGCCCGCCCGCcaccgccgccgcgctcgccgacATGCCCACCTGCCACGCGCTCGCGCAG GTACTGGACAATGTCGACTTGACGGGAACGAAATCGGCGCCCCCTAGTGTGGAAGTGATCTTAAAAGTAATTCAAGCTACAGTCCAATACTTCTTCAGATGTTTACATGAAACAG ATATAATGGCTAAGATTCGGGGAGTTCAAACAGCCAGCCGCCTCCTTCGTAAGCTGTGTTTACACAGTAAACTGGCTCGAGCCGTGGCGTTGAGAGATTTATTAGAAACGGCCATGTTCAGAGAAGACAAGGTGTTCGGCAGTCGCTCCGACGTTACTAACAATGTGGCTTCGCCCAAAGACTGGAACGGCGAAGAGCTGCTCATTTATATGAATCAAAAACAT GGTCCAATAACGCAGCTGACGCAGAGCCACACGTCGGTGTTCCACGCCGGCATCATCGGCAAGGGCGTGCGCAAGCGCAGCGACGCGGGGCGCGGCGCGCCGCCCGTGCTCGCGCTCGACAACGAGCTGCTCATGGGCGCGCTCATGGCCTGCATG GACGGAAACAGCGGCATAGTAGAGGGCTCGACGTCGATATCTTTACTTTTAGTGGAACTGGTTTCACCTGATGTCATGTACAATGGACTTCCTTGGCCAGACGAAGATTTTACCAAG CAAGTGAGCATCGAGCGCGAGCTGTACATGCGCAGCGCGGTGGAGCGCTGCGGCGTGTCGCGCGCGGCGCTGCGGCGCACGGCGCGCGCGCGGCCCGCGCTGTGCCTGTCGTCGGCGCTgctgcgcgccgccgccgcctcgCTGCTGCACCGCGCGC ATCGTCACACACAATCAGCAGAAATGGTTCGAGAATTAGCTGCACTCGTGGAGTTACTATCAGTTATGACGTTGGGACAGCTCTTGCCGCATCCTTTGAGTCATATTTTGGAATTGGCTCCAGAACTAACTCCTAGtgag